One window of the Lacerta agilis isolate rLacAgi1 chromosome 17, rLacAgi1.pri, whole genome shotgun sequence genome contains the following:
- the ZDHHC24 gene encoding probable palmitoyltransferase ZDHHC24 → MAGSGWERRVLPVCVGAALVGALALEVIAVLLLRQRGGADERESEARRTEAFPFVSLASLLFLLVNVLENARRFVTASPSTRGVMLAGAGQGWDYCYSCQSHVPPRCSHCFSCNVCILRRDHHCTLLGQCLGYQNYRYFLCLLLHGSVALLYGCVINADVVLSLLQEGTSVQAMLLLLLPWLMLLMGQVNITIFIFAFVTDVCIVGFLFCTGFLLFHSLLALRGQTTNEWFEGDRQYDLGWQDNLREVLGDQGHLVWFMPFIASPLPGDGITFRTKCPRSEPLPKSRDL, encoded by the exons ATGGCCGGCAGCGGTTGGGAGCGGAGGGTGCTGCCCGTGTGCGTGGGGGCGGCTCTGGTGGGCGCGCTCGCCTTGGAGGTGATCGCGGTGCTGCTGCTTCGGCAACGCGGAGGCGCCGACGAGCGTGAGAGCGAAGCCCGTAGGACAGAAGCATTCCCATTTGTGTCGCTGGCATCGCTGCTTTTCCTACTGGTGAACGTGCTCGAGAACGCGCGCCGTTTCGTCACCGCCTCGCCCAGCACGCGCGGCGTTATGCTGGCGGGGGCGGGGCAAGGATGGGA TTACTGCTATTCCTGCCAATCTCACGTGCCTCCCCGCTGCAGCCACTGTTTCTCCTGCAACGTTTGCATCCTGCGGCGCGACCACCATTGCACTTTGCTCGGCCAGTGCTTGGGATACCAGAACTACCGCTACTTCCTTTGCCTGCTGCTACATGGCTCTGTCGCCTTGCTGTACGGCTGCGTGATCAATGCTGATGTGGTCCTATCACTGCTCCAGGAGGGCACCTCTGTCCAGGcgatgctgctgctactacttccCTGGCTTATGTTACTGATGG GGCAGGTGAACATCACAATCTTCATCTTTGCTTTTGTGACTGATGTCTGCATTGTTGGCTTCCTCTTCTGCACGGGCTTCCTGCTCTTTCACAGCCTGCTGGCCCTGCGTGGGCAGACGACCAACGAATGGTTCGAAGGAGATCGTCAGTACGACTTGGGCTGGCAAGACAACCTTCGGGAAGTGCTGGGGGACCAGGGGCACCTGGTGTGGTTCATGCCTTTCATTGCTTCCCCTTTGCCAGGGGACGGGATCACCTTCCGAACTAAGTGCCCCCGATCTGAGCCACTCCCCAAATCCCGTGACCTCTAA